TGTAATGGTATGTATTTTCAATGGTTCTATCTTGTATTTAATGTAATCCGTAAAGTATTTATTCTCTATTTTTATGAGCAAAAGTGTTTCCTTCTCAAAATATTAGAATGATAAGGACTCTGGGAAATAATTGtataatgaattatattaaaaagaatataacTAACTCTTACCATAAGCAGTATTTGTAAAGGACCTATTAATATAGAaccgaaaaaagaaaaatataagtaaatCTAGATTATAATTAATCTGTCttcttattaaaaaatacctatgtaaataataatttacagaactattattttttattttatttgccttACTTATATGAACATGTTATCTTTAATTATGTTATTCGTTTTCATAACGTGTATACATCATTTACcgctattttcttttaacaaaatatttacactTGTAAAAAGTTGTTAGTTATTTAGTTAATAcctaaaattattaaaaacctttttaacataaacTGGTAAATTTACTTATTATACAATTAGCCACCCGCTATAATTGTAGAGataaaaagtatttatttaaacGCTGATtacgaaaaggggaaaatatttacatttcttttattggGCTTTTATAGTTACCTTGTATATCATGTAAATAAGAAGGAATGCGCCAAATGCAAAAAACACAATTGGCATAGCAGtcttaaatatgaaatagAACGCATCTCACATTGTTCGAAGAAAACGAGGTACACTTGCCACAACGTCTGCTCTAATTGTGAATAAATCTTGTCAGAATTTAAACTTGAATGTTTTTCCATGAAATCTGTATGTAAATTTTCATCCCGTAAAGTAAATCTTTTTGCAGCACCAAATATATCATGAACTTCTTCATAACATggataattattatatgtaaagTAAATAGTCCAGCCTAAAGATAATATAATACCTGATGGACGATATTTCATGTAATTATCAATAAACCTTTTACAAGTACTACCATCTACACGGCACGAATATCTCCAAGTATAATATATTGCAATTCTTTGTGTAAGATATTCTCGATATTCATAACATGAATTAAGAGTGTCAGcgataatttcctttttaattatatcaaaatcttcaaaaaagaaaataaatcctTAATTTCTTGCAAAAAACTCATGTTACTGTATAATTTTTGGTCTGGATTGCATTTGTAATCCTTGTTTCTAAACGTATTGTcaacaatatttttccataccTCTTGAACCTTAGAAACAATAGTTCTTAATTCCCCAAAGTTTTTACTCAATTGAAGATTAGTATAGACTTGATCGTATAACCAGTAATTTAAATCAAAACAGTGCTTCTTATCGAATTCGTCCTTAATATCATGTTTATTGTTGATCATTGAGATGTTTCTACATagtttattaaataaatcaCCAATCCAGCTATGATTACCTgtcaaattatttattttattgtaatAATCACTATATTCATTTGTACTAGCATCATTTTTCAAGTCTTCGTAAAATAAGTATAAAGACACGTTGTTAAACATAATTCTAGgctaaaaattaaaagagaaaaaaattatgcatagttatctaaatatatatattcagaCAGAAAAATTGGATGTTCTGAATGATCAGTGGCATATTCAAATAAGTATAAGTAaacaattattaaataaaaaaaacaaaaagttaGTATGTACTAGTTCTTTTGCCGACATGCGAtgattatatttcattaatttagATGTAaactacaaaaaataatgttatttCTACATAATTAATagattcatatttttgataattaaaaatatgatttgtGGGTAATACAATTATTTCTGATTACTAATGTCTAATCAGTAACCTAAACATTTagtagtaaaaatataataatatttcattaatgaatatttttcgcaaaatataattcttttatatCCCAtctaataatataatgaaaaaataaatatagaaCAATTTTCTAAACAAAACtacattattttcaaaaaatttgcccatatattttttctatacgTCTAGCGACAAAACAATATTTGTTATGTATAAATTAGACATATTTTAGTTATAcacaccatttttatattattatgcatattttctaaactttaaaaaaatagtagcgcgcttaaaatatttttacattattcataatttatattatacatttataatatatattgcATTACTTCTACTTTCTGTTACATGCTAAGAGCAAGGggaattttaatttttgcacaGTTACAATTTGTTAGGAATGTCTTTTCTAACGATATGTGAAAATTTATCTTTGCAGTATTATCCTTATTTTAAGTTTTTATACCCATGTGCAGCaaatgaaaagataaaaattaatacatttatagcaaataaataaacattttattatgaaaagAAATTCAGAAGTAATTAgttctttttaaaaggtATATATTATCTTATTGTTTCGCTTTCAATATTTACTATAATTATGTGAATagttctaaaaaaaaaaaatttagttaatttctttctgctatttataaattttcaacgtaaaaaatttgcgaatacatttatatataggATATTATTTTGCCCTTATTTTTATCGGATATGTTAAATTATAAACCAAACACATTGATATTTAGTCTGAAACGgttttatattattcttaAAGTAGTAGGTGTGCactattatatgaaatatataaataaattggcATTATGCTCCATGTTAATTACGCTTCTACAAATAGCAGAAgaattgtttattttttttcacaattttctAAAGATTAAATTCTACTAAAATAATAGAATTTTTTCAAGATAATCGAGAATTCAGTGAATTTCCATAAggccatttttatatacattcttttttatgtgtaataATGCTATATTTCAAataccaattttttaaaaaattttaacatgtataaataaaaaattttataattcaaTTTATACTCTATACATTAATaggtattttttaattattatatgaaaaataatttcattattcttataaaaaacgtttcctttttttatttatcactCAAATAGGAATACTCtgaaacttttttataaatcatTTTGGGACTATAAAATTCATAGCACagtttctcttctttttcaatgttttgttattcttaataacattatattaaaacGATATACATGCTATATTTTGTATGAATTGTGATGTGTATCACAATAAAATACTATTTTTGGTGATTCCCTCATGACATAGTAGGGGCAAAGCATTTTTGAAGTTGCGAACTTATAATTaaaagatatatttaaaaataaatgtcctgtaggaaaaaaaagacatttattttatatctaTTTAGTATAGATTTTGATAGAAAAAGATTTTTCTATGAAATCATATATCTTTTTGACATTACTTACATAtcaatttttcatcataattTCCATTGTGATAAATCTTGATACAATAAATATTGAATATTTCAAACTTAATGtttaccctttttaaaaCCCAGGTAAATCCAGATAGTTCCGTGTTAAGGAAAAgattatatgatttttaCTTGCATACACATTCACATTAAACAATGTATGATAaatctaaaaaataaatattaccgCACATGGTTATATTAATAAACTTATAAATTTTGCTTTACCT
This portion of the Plasmodium cynomolgi strain B DNA, scaffold: 0037, whole genome shotgun sequence genome encodes:
- a CDS encoding CYIR protein (putative;~vir-type antigen) gives rise to the protein MFNNVSLYLFYEDLKNDASTNEYSDYYNKINNLTGNHSWIGDLFNKLCRNISMINNKHDIKDEFDKKHCFDLNYWLYDQVYTNLQLSKNFGELRTIVSKVQEVWKNIVDNTFRNKDYKCNPDQKLYNFDIIKKEIIADTLNSCYEYREYLTQRIAIYYTWRYSCRVDGSTCKRFIDNYMKYRPSGIILSLGWTIYFTYNNYPCYEEVHDIFGAAKRFTLRDENLHTDFMEKHSSLNSDKIYSQLEQTLWQVYLVFFEQCEMRSISYLRLLCQLCFLHLAHSFLFT